One window of Pelmatolapia mariae isolate MD_Pm_ZW linkage group LG18, Pm_UMD_F_2, whole genome shotgun sequence genomic DNA carries:
- the bfsp2 gene encoding phakinin, whose product MPLPRRRSSFLGQMAAERPPSASCGRMGSAGTSAPRGVFVGSTPPASVPSGLGTRVSRRALGISSVFLQGMRSSTAPVLPRGSERAAGSGAAAAGLNSCLMEYRDKVRALEQLNQQLEEQIRLCLDRKASSAGAWGPLRREWEEVYRQVSEAILDNARLMLQTENVQANAEDFKDRFENEQPFRRAVEEEISSLYKVIDEANLTKAELEEQMENMRAELRSLEHDHEQDVRILYSQMAGRDVDEPDAPIETSLDQILAYIRIHWEKVMEKSRAETDTYLDCKEAQCVSSKLSPEEEQVEALKAECSDTGCKIQSLQAETESIRALKRGLENSLSDARHWHDMELQNLGSVVAKLEAELADIRSEIEQQRRDYDTLLSNKQRLEQEIDLYHGILDGEENRFETLCSDLHSEPEGAAAPDSRSNPPGSPGPAAQ is encoded by the exons ATGCCTCTGCCCCGACGCCGCTCATCCTTCCTCGGACAGATGGCCGCCGAGCGTCCACCCTCTGCCTCCTGCGGGAGAATGGGCTCGGCGGGCACCTCTGCCCCTCGCGGCGTATTCGTAGGCTCCACCCCACCAGCGAGTGTTCCCTCTGGCCTGGGGACGCGGGTGTCACGGCGAGCTCTGGGCATCAGCAGCGTGTTCCTGCAGGGGATGAGGAGCAGCACAGCACCAGTGCTGCCCCGAGGCAGCGAGCGAGCAGCGGGGAGCGGTGCTGCGGCAGCGGGACTGAACAGCTGTTTGATGGAATACCGCGACAAAGTGAGAGCGCTGGAACAGCTGAACCAACAGCTGGAGGAGCAGATCCGCCTCTGCCTGGACCGCAAGGCCTCGAGCGCCGGAGCCTGGGGACCCCTCAGGAGGGAGTGGGAGGAGGTTTACAGACAG GTCAGTGAAGCCATCCTGGACAACGCCCGGCTGATGCTGCAGACAGAGAACGTGCAGGCCAATGCTGAGGATTTCAaggacag GTTCGAGAACGAGCAGCCGTTCCGTCGGGCGGTGGAGGAGGAGATCAGCTCGCTGTACAAAGTGATTGACGAGGCGAACCTGACGAAGGCGGAGCTTGAGGAGCAGATGGAGAACATGAGGGCGGAGCTACGCAGTCTGGAGCACGACCATGAGCAG GACGTGCGGATCCTGTACAGTCAGATGGCGGGACGTGATGTGGACGAGCCCGACGCGCCCATAGAAACCAGCCTGGACCAGATCTTGGCCTATATCAGGATCCACTGGGAGAAAGTGATGGAGAAGAGCAGGGCTGAGACTGACACCTACCTGGACTGTAAA GAGGCACAGTGCGTGAGCAGCAAGCTGAGTCCAGAGGAGGAACAGGTGGAGGCGCTGAAGGCTGAGTGCAGCGACACCGGCTGTAAGATCCAGAGTCTGCAGGCGGAGACCGAGTCTATCAGAGCCCTG AAACGCGGTCTGGAGAACTCGCTGAGCGACGCCCGCCACTGGCACGACATGGAGCTCCAGAATCTCGGCTCAGTGGTGGCCAAGCTGGAGGCGGAGCTAGCCGACATACGCAGTGAAATCGAACAGCAGCGCCGCGACTACGACACGTTGCTGAGCAACAAGCAACGGCTAGAGCAGGAGATCGACTTGTACCACGGCATCCTGGATGGCGAGGAGAACCGCTTCGAGACGCT GTGTTCAGATCTCCACTCAGAGCCCGAGGGAGCTGCTGCTCCAGACTCCAGGAGCAACCCTCCAGGATCTCCAGGACCTGCAGCACAGTGA